From Streptomyces cyaneogriseus subsp. noncyanogenus, the proteins below share one genomic window:
- a CDS encoding ATP-dependent helicase, with the protein MVSSAHRALDGFSPATRGWFSGAFSAPTAAQAGAWQAIREGSDVLVVAPTGSGKTLAAFLAALDQLASTPPPADPKKRCRVLYVSPLKALAVDVERNLRSPLTGIRHEAVRLGLPEPEVKVGIRSGDTPAAERRALSTRPPDILITTPESLFLMLTSATREALTGVETVILDEVHAVAGTKRGAHLALSLERLDELLPRPARRIGLSATVRPVDEVARFLSPRRKVEVVQPESGKEFDLSVVVPVEDLGELGGSPAADNGEGAERPSIWPHVEERIADLVQSHRSTIVFANSRRLAERLCNRLNEIAYERATGEPLGEHHAPAELMGGSGAAQGAPAVIARAHHGSVSKEQRALVEEDLKAGRLPAVVATSSLELGIDMGAVDLVVQVESPPSVASGLQRVGRAGHQVGAVSTGVVFPKYRGDLVQAAVVTERMRSGAIESLKIPANPLDVLAQQLVAMTALDTWQVDDLLATVRRAAPFASLPESAFTAVLDMLAGRYPSDAFAELRPRVVWDRVAGTVTGRPGAQRLAVTSGGTIPDRGLFGVFLAGADPKKGGGRVGELDEEMVYESRVGDVFTLGTSSWRIEDITRDRVLVSPAPGVPGRLPFWKGDQLGRPLELGRALGAFLREVGSLPKDDARLRLLTAGLDAWAADNVLSYLDEQREACGHVPDDRTIVVERFRDELGDWRVVVHSPFGAQVHAPWALALGARLSERYGMDAQVMHADDGIVLRLPDADLMGLDLLDQEPARAGTEYDADRAPVGAADVVFDKGEVDRIVTDQVGGSALFASRFRECAARALLLPRRNPGKRTPLWQQRQRAAQLLEVASEYGSFPIVLEAVRECLQDVFDLPGLVELMGDLESRKVRLVEVTTPEPSPFARSLLFGYVAQFLYEGDSPLAERRAAALSLDSRLLAELLGQAELRELLDAEVLTELERELQWLTEDRRVKDVEGVADVLRVLGPLTDAELAERGAEPGWAEELAAARRAIRVRIAAADHWAAVEDAGRLRDALGTALPVGVPEAFTEPVKDPLGDLLARYARTHGPFTSVTAAARFGLGVAVTEGALQRLAATGRIVQGEFHPAGIGQEWCDATVLRRLRRRSLAALRHELEPVPPAALAQFLPQWQHIGKGHALRGVDGLVRAVEQLQGAAVPASALEKLVLPSRVAHYTPAMLDELTAAGEVVWAGAGSLPGKDGWVSLYLADAAPLLLPPPHPLELTALHQSVLDTLSGGYGLFFRQIADQVRATTHPDVTDPQLADALWDLAWSGRLTNDTLAPLRSLLGSGRTAGSTAHRARRTVPRGRYGSLTAAARTASRSGPPTVAGRWSLLPGREADTTVRAHALARTLLDRHGVVTRGAVAAEGVEGGFSATYRVLSVFEESGQARRGYVVEGLGAAQFAMDGAVDRLRAVANARERGEALPGPGFPDGGPRDHSPGGTPDWLAPGTDGTPDWLTPEPPGAPGTPERLAPGDYISPHDYDAPGAGGPRGGAARNAPGAPWSTHRRPGQGPGGRSSPASRAVVLAAADPANAYGAALAWPEPPAGASHKPGRKAGSLVVLVDGELTLYMERGGKTLLAWPSSPDGEEAHDPRLHSAVEALAAAAREGALGTVTVERVNGAAALTSPFGALLETAGFVATPRGLRLRA; encoded by the coding sequence ATGGTCAGCTCCGCACACCGGGCCCTGGACGGCTTCTCCCCCGCGACCCGCGGCTGGTTCTCGGGCGCCTTCTCCGCGCCCACCGCCGCCCAGGCCGGCGCGTGGCAGGCCATCCGGGAGGGCTCGGACGTGCTGGTGGTGGCCCCCACCGGCTCCGGCAAGACCCTTGCCGCCTTCCTCGCCGCGCTGGACCAACTGGCCTCCACACCTCCTCCCGCCGACCCGAAGAAGCGCTGCCGCGTCCTGTACGTGTCGCCCCTGAAGGCCCTCGCCGTCGACGTCGAGCGCAACCTCCGCAGTCCCCTCACCGGCATCCGCCACGAGGCCGTGCGCCTGGGCCTGCCCGAGCCCGAGGTCAAGGTCGGCATCCGCTCCGGCGACACCCCGGCCGCCGAGCGCCGTGCCCTGTCCACCCGCCCGCCGGACATCCTGATCACGACGCCGGAGTCGCTGTTCCTGATGCTGACGTCGGCCACGCGCGAGGCGCTGACCGGCGTGGAGACGGTCATCCTCGACGAGGTCCACGCCGTGGCCGGCACCAAGCGCGGCGCCCATCTGGCGCTCTCCCTGGAGCGTCTCGACGAGCTCCTTCCCCGTCCGGCCCGCCGCATCGGCCTCTCGGCGACGGTCCGCCCGGTCGACGAGGTCGCCCGCTTCCTCTCCCCGCGCCGCAAGGTGGAGGTCGTCCAGCCGGAGTCGGGCAAGGAGTTCGACCTGTCCGTCGTCGTCCCGGTCGAGGACCTGGGCGAGCTGGGCGGCTCACCCGCCGCCGACAACGGCGAGGGGGCGGAACGCCCCTCGATCTGGCCGCACGTGGAGGAGCGGATCGCGGACCTCGTCCAGTCCCACCGCTCCACGATCGTGTTCGCGAACTCCCGCCGCCTCGCCGAGCGCCTCTGCAACCGGCTCAACGAGATCGCCTACGAGCGCGCCACCGGCGAACCCCTCGGCGAGCACCACGCCCCCGCCGAGCTGATGGGCGGCTCCGGGGCCGCCCAGGGCGCGCCCGCGGTCATCGCCCGCGCCCACCACGGCTCGGTCTCCAAGGAGCAGCGTGCCCTCGTCGAGGAGGACCTGAAGGCGGGCCGGCTGCCCGCCGTGGTCGCCACCTCCAGCCTGGAGCTGGGCATCGACATGGGCGCGGTCGACCTCGTCGTGCAGGTCGAGTCCCCGCCCTCGGTCGCCTCCGGCCTGCAGCGCGTCGGCCGTGCCGGACACCAGGTCGGCGCGGTCTCCACGGGCGTGGTCTTCCCCAAGTACCGCGGCGATCTCGTCCAGGCCGCCGTGGTCACCGAGCGGATGCGCTCCGGCGCCATCGAGTCCCTGAAGATCCCCGCCAACCCCCTGGACGTCCTGGCGCAGCAGCTCGTCGCGATGACGGCGCTGGACACCTGGCAGGTCGACGACCTGCTCGCCACGGTGCGCCGCGCCGCACCCTTCGCCTCGCTCCCCGAGTCGGCGTTCACGGCCGTGCTGGACATGCTGGCCGGCCGCTACCCGTCCGACGCCTTCGCCGAGCTGCGCCCGCGCGTGGTGTGGGACCGCGTCGCCGGCACGGTCACCGGCCGCCCGGGCGCGCAGCGCCTGGCCGTCACCTCCGGGGGCACGATCCCCGACCGGGGGCTCTTCGGCGTCTTCCTCGCCGGCGCCGACCCGAAGAAGGGCGGCGGCCGGGTCGGCGAGCTCGACGAGGAGATGGTGTACGAGTCCCGCGTGGGGGACGTCTTCACCCTGGGCACCAGTTCCTGGCGCATCGAGGACATCACGCGCGACCGCGTCCTCGTCTCCCCCGCCCCCGGCGTCCCCGGGCGGCTGCCGTTCTGGAAGGGCGACCAGTTGGGCCGCCCGCTGGAGCTGGGCCGCGCCCTGGGCGCGTTCCTGCGCGAGGTCGGCTCCCTGCCGAAGGACGACGCCCGTCTGCGCCTGCTCACCGCGGGCCTCGACGCGTGGGCGGCGGACAACGTGCTGTCCTACCTGGACGAGCAGCGCGAGGCGTGCGGCCACGTCCCGGACGACCGGACGATCGTCGTGGAGCGGTTCCGTGACGAACTGGGCGACTGGCGGGTCGTCGTGCACTCCCCGTTCGGTGCCCAGGTCCACGCTCCCTGGGCGCTGGCCCTGGGCGCCCGCCTGTCCGAGCGCTACGGGATGGACGCGCAGGTCATGCACGCCGACGACGGCATCGTGCTGCGCCTGCCGGACGCCGATCTCATGGGCCTGGACCTGCTGGACCAGGAGCCGGCCCGGGCCGGCACGGAGTACGACGCGGACCGGGCGCCCGTGGGCGCGGCCGACGTCGTCTTCGACAAGGGCGAGGTCGACCGGATCGTCACCGACCAGGTGGGCGGTTCGGCCCTCTTCGCCTCCCGCTTCCGGGAGTGCGCCGCCCGCGCGCTGCTGCTGCCGCGCCGCAACCCCGGCAAGCGCACCCCGCTGTGGCAGCAGCGCCAGCGCGCCGCCCAGCTCCTGGAAGTGGCCAGTGAGTACGGGTCGTTCCCGATCGTCCTGGAGGCGGTCCGCGAGTGCCTCCAGGACGTCTTCGACCTCCCCGGCCTGGTGGAGCTGATGGGCGACCTGGAGTCCCGCAAGGTCCGCCTGGTCGAGGTCACCACACCGGAGCCGTCCCCGTTCGCCCGCTCCCTCCTCTTCGGCTACGTCGCCCAGTTCCTCTACGAGGGCGACTCGCCGCTCGCCGAGCGGCGCGCCGCCGCCCTCTCCCTGGACTCGCGGCTGCTGGCCGAGCTGCTCGGCCAGGCGGAGCTGCGCGAGCTGCTCGACGCGGAGGTGCTGACCGAGCTCGAACGGGAGCTGCAGTGGCTCACCGAGGACCGCCGGGTGAAGGACGTGGAGGGCGTCGCGGACGTGCTGCGGGTGCTCGGCCCGCTCACCGACGCCGAGCTGGCCGAGCGGGGCGCCGAGCCGGGCTGGGCCGAGGAGCTGGCCGCCGCCCGCCGGGCGATTAGGGTCCGTATCGCCGCAGCGGACCACTGGGCGGCCGTCGAGGACGCGGGCCGGCTGCGGGACGCGCTGGGCACGGCGCTGCCGGTCGGTGTCCCGGAGGCGTTCACCGAGCCGGTCAAGGATCCGCTCGGGGACCTCCTCGCCCGCTACGCCCGCACCCACGGCCCGTTCACGTCGGTCACGGCGGCGGCCCGCTTCGGCCTGGGCGTGGCCGTCACCGAGGGCGCCCTGCAACGCCTGGCGGCCACGGGCCGGATCGTCCAGGGCGAGTTCCATCCGGCCGGCATCGGCCAGGAGTGGTGCGACGCGACCGTGCTGCGCCGGCTGCGCCGCCGCTCCCTGGCCGCGCTGCGGCATGAACTGGAGCCGGTGCCCCCGGCCGCGCTCGCCCAGTTCCTGCCCCAGTGGCAGCACATCGGCAAGGGGCACGCGTTGCGCGGCGTCGACGGCCTGGTCCGCGCCGTCGAGCAGTTGCAGGGGGCCGCCGTGCCCGCTTCCGCCCTGGAGAAGCTCGTCCTCCCGTCCCGGGTGGCGCACTACACCCCCGCGATGCTGGACGAGCTGACCGCCGCCGGAGAGGTGGTGTGGGCCGGAGCGGGCTCGCTCCCCGGCAAGGACGGCTGGGTCTCCCTCTACCTGGCGGACGCGGCCCCGCTGCTCCTGCCGCCCCCGCACCCGCTGGAGCTCACCGCGCTCCACCAGTCGGTCCTCGACACCCTTTCCGGCGGCTACGGCCTGTTCTTCCGCCAGATCGCCGACCAGGTGCGCGCCACCACCCACCCCGACGTCACCGACCCCCAGCTCGCCGACGCCCTGTGGGACCTGGCCTGGTCGGGGCGGCTCACCAATGACACCCTCGCCCCCCTGCGCTCCCTGCTGGGCTCGGGCCGCACCGCCGGTTCCACGGCCCACCGCGCCCGGCGCACGGTGCCGCGAGGACGTTACGGCTCCCTGACGGCCGCCGCCCGCACGGCCTCCCGCAGCGGCCCCCCGACCGTGGCCGGCCGCTGGTCCCTGCTCCCCGGCCGCGAGGCCGACACCACCGTGCGCGCCCACGCCCTGGCCCGCACCCTGCTGGACCGGCACGGCGTGGTCACCCGGGGCGCCGTCGCGGCCGAGGGTGTCGAGGGCGGTTTCTCGGCGACGTACCGCGTCCTGTCGGTGTTCGAGGAGAGCGGCCAGGCCCGGCGCGGCTATGTCGTCGAAGGGCTCGGCGCCGCCCAGTTCGCCATGGACGGCGCCGTCGACCGGCTGCGCGCCGTGGCCAACGCCCGGGAACGCGGCGAGGCCCTGCCCGGCCCCGGCTTCCCCGACGGCGGCCCGCGGGACCACAGCCCCGGCGGCACCCCCGACTGGCTCGCTCCCGGCACCGACGGCACACCGGACTGGCTCACCCCCGAGCCCCCCGGCGCGCCCGGCACCCCCGAGCGCCTCGCTCCCGGCGACTACATCTCCCCGCACGACTACGACGCCCCGGGCGCGGGCGGCCCCCGCGGCGGCGCCGCGCGCAACGCCCCGGGCGCCCCCTGGAGTACCCACCGCCGCCCCGGCCAGGGACCTGGCGGCCGGTCCTCCCCCGCTTCCCGAGCGGTGGTACTGGCCGCCGCCGACCCGGCCAACGCCTACGGCGCCGCCCTCGCCTGGCCCGAGCCCCCGGCCGGGGCGAGCCACAAACCCGGCCGCAAGGCGGGCTCGCTGGTGGTGCTCGTCGACGGCGAGCTGACGCTGTACATGGAGCGCGGCGGCAAGACGCTGCTGGCGTGGCCGTCCTCCCCGGACGGTGAGGAGGCCCACGACCCCCGCCTGCACTCGGCCGTGGAGGCGCTCGCGGCAGCCGCCCGCGAGGGTGCCCTCGGCACGGTGACGGTGGAACGCGTCAACGGCGCCGCCGCACTGACCTCTCCGTTCGGCGCCCTCCTGGAGACCGCCGGTTTCGTCGCCACCCCACGCGGCCTGCGCCTGCGCGCCTGA
- a CDS encoding cysteine dioxygenase: MSAPASSAPAVAPPTEAGLLDFARRAAADPALIASLPLDPHGRTWVRLEGPGGSEAWLIGWPPGSGTGWHDHADSVGAFVTASGELTEHSLAARLPTEGWTSLELTAGVDRERRLAAGQGRAFGRHHVHEVLNESPVRHAISVHAYYPPLPRIRRYSRTKQVLRLEQVERPEDWQ; this comes from the coding sequence GTGTCTGCCCCCGCATCCTCCGCCCCTGCCGTCGCCCCTCCCACGGAGGCCGGCCTCCTCGACTTCGCCCGGCGCGCCGCCGCCGACCCCGCACTGATCGCCTCTCTCCCGCTCGACCCGCACGGCCGCACCTGGGTACGGCTCGAAGGGCCCGGCGGCAGCGAGGCGTGGCTGATCGGCTGGCCGCCGGGCTCGGGCACCGGCTGGCACGACCACGCCGACTCCGTGGGCGCCTTCGTCACCGCCTCCGGCGAACTCACGGAGCACTCGCTCGCCGCCCGGCTGCCCACCGAGGGCTGGACGTCACTGGAACTCACCGCCGGTGTGGACCGGGAGCGCCGGCTGGCGGCGGGGCAGGGGCGGGCCTTCGGACGGCACCACGTGCACGAGGTGCTCAACGAGTCCCCCGTGCGGCACGCGATCTCCGTCCACGCCTACTACCCGCCGCTGCCCCGCATCCGCCGCTACAGCCGCACCAAGCAGGTGCTGCGCCTGGAGCAGGTCGAGCGCCCCGAGGACTGGCAGTGA
- a CDS encoding FAD-dependent monooxygenase codes for MDPVIIAGAGPVGLTLALALARQEVPCVVLDEGPGKDEPRPARTVVLHEDTADLLERLTGLPLTRAGVRWAGWRSMRRKQVTREIRFGGGAEDEHQDEPEAQDGDTAPAPLHLPQHVLTGALRTALARETLVKVAVDSRLDTIEQESSGVTAHARGPKGAWWRGSYLVGCDGPRSTVRKLQDIRFPGRTAVERHAVAALRTELPWPGEALLHRTPPWRMSGPSAGEITARPLPDGVWRLDWLLPPGKDLVTPELLVTRIRETLTGWTDDSAPAYELLDTGVHIVHHRLARRWRVGRVFLAGDAAHLLGALGTQGLDEGLRDAGNLAWKLALAWHHGPHEPLLDSYQAERRAAVAARLRATDQVLPLLRGGGGLRACLPGSGRGHDALLADGHLGRGTLGAPAVYAGSPLAPPRLDGEVPVGTPPGAPVTDVRVTAEDGTFVRLRDRLGRGALLVVLIAPGTGVWERKHWVTAGVMPRLAAAVTALPCRAELLVAESYPGAAAHTVLLVRPDGHLVTALGGVRPADLYTAAEAAVGGGAARTTAGAGAATGPGA; via the coding sequence GTGGACCCGGTGATCATCGCCGGAGCGGGGCCCGTCGGGCTCACGCTCGCCCTGGCGCTGGCGCGTCAGGAAGTCCCGTGTGTCGTCCTGGACGAGGGTCCGGGCAAGGACGAGCCGCGCCCCGCGCGCACCGTCGTCCTGCACGAGGACACCGCCGACCTCCTGGAGCGGCTGACCGGACTGCCGCTCACCCGGGCCGGGGTCCGCTGGGCCGGATGGCGGTCGATGCGGCGCAAGCAGGTGACACGCGAGATCCGTTTCGGCGGCGGCGCGGAGGACGAGCACCAGGACGAACCGGAGGCGCAGGACGGCGACACGGCCCCCGCCCCGCTGCACCTCCCCCAGCATGTGCTGACCGGTGCCCTGCGCACGGCACTCGCCCGGGAAACCCTCGTCAAGGTGGCCGTGGACAGCCGCCTCGACACCATCGAGCAGGAGTCCTCCGGCGTCACGGCCCACGCGCGCGGCCCCAAGGGCGCCTGGTGGCGCGGCAGTTATCTGGTCGGCTGCGACGGTCCCCGCTCCACCGTGCGCAAGCTCCAGGACATCCGCTTCCCCGGCCGTACCGCCGTGGAACGGCACGCCGTGGCCGCGCTGCGCACCGAACTGCCCTGGCCCGGCGAGGCGTTGCTGCACCGGACACCGCCGTGGCGGATGTCCGGGCCGTCGGCCGGGGAGATCACCGCCCGCCCCTTGCCGGACGGGGTGTGGCGCCTGGACTGGCTGCTGCCGCCGGGCAAGGATCTGGTCACTCCGGAGCTGCTGGTCACCCGGATCCGCGAGACGCTGACCGGCTGGACGGATGACTCCGCGCCGGCGTACGAGCTCCTCGACACCGGCGTGCACATCGTCCACCACCGACTGGCGCGCCGGTGGCGCGTCGGCCGGGTCTTCCTCGCCGGGGACGCGGCGCACCTGCTGGGCGCGCTCGGCACCCAGGGTCTCGACGAGGGGCTGCGGGACGCCGGGAACCTCGCCTGGAAGCTGGCCCTGGCCTGGCACCACGGCCCGCACGAACCCCTCCTCGACAGCTACCAGGCGGAACGGCGCGCGGCGGTCGCCGCCCGGCTGCGCGCCACCGACCAGGTACTGCCGCTGCTGCGCGGCGGCGGGGGCCTGCGCGCCTGCCTGCCCGGCTCCGGCCGCGGCCACGACGCGCTGCTCGCCGACGGCCACCTGGGGCGCGGCACGCTGGGAGCACCGGCGGTGTACGCCGGATCACCGCTGGCACCCCCCCGGCTCGACGGGGAGGTGCCCGTCGGCACACCGCCCGGTGCGCCGGTCACCGATGTGCGGGTCACGGCGGAGGACGGCACCTTCGTACGGCTGCGTGACCGGCTCGGCCGGGGGGCGCTGCTGGTGGTGCTGATCGCACCCGGCACGGGTGTGTGGGAGCGCAAGCACTGGGTGACCGCGGGCGTCATGCCCCGGCTGGCGGCGGCGGTGACCGCGCTGCCGTGCCGTGCCGAGCTGCTGGTCGCCGAGAGCTATCCGGGTGCCGCCGCCCACACGGTGCTGCTGGTACGGCCCGACGGCCACCTCGTCACGGCGCTCGGCGGCGTCCGCCCGGCCGACCTGTACACGGCGGCCGAGGCGGCGGTGGGCGGCGGCGCGGCGAGGACGACGGCCGGCGCCGGAGCGGCGACCGGACCGGGCGCATAG
- the recX gene encoding recombination regulator RecX, whose amino-acid sequence MTRRTDWAEYACPDAAAREREQGRADGSSAGAAGDGHGGYGGYGGHRSVPGGRGYGAEEAPFRADAATDGWYGDGAGGGAADGDGSPGEGGTRRSGGRTRGASGGSRGRGRRDRGEPFAEDGGTPTSSRAEKGEPPGDPVEQARAICLRLLTGTPRTRKQLADALRKRQIPDDAAEEVLSRFEEVGLIDDGAFADAWVESRHHGRGLARRALARELRTKGVDPTLVDAAVSQLDSEQEEATARELVARKLRSTRGLDRDRRLRRLAGMLARKGYPEGMALKVVRQALEEEGEDTDFLDEGAF is encoded by the coding sequence GTGACACGACGAACCGACTGGGCCGAGTACGCCTGCCCGGACGCCGCCGCGCGTGAGCGCGAGCAGGGGAGAGCGGACGGGAGCTCCGCCGGGGCGGCCGGCGACGGGCACGGCGGATACGGCGGGTACGGCGGACACCGGTCCGTGCCCGGCGGCCGCGGGTACGGGGCGGAGGAAGCCCCGTTCCGGGCGGACGCCGCCACGGACGGCTGGTACGGCGACGGAGCGGGCGGCGGTGCCGCTGACGGTGACGGTTCGCCCGGTGAGGGGGGAACGCGTCGCAGCGGCGGCCGGACCCGTGGTGCGAGCGGCGGCTCCCGGGGGCGCGGCCGGCGTGACCGCGGGGAGCCGTTCGCCGAGGACGGAGGTACCCCTACCTCGTCGAGGGCCGAGAAGGGGGAGCCTCCGGGGGACCCGGTCGAGCAGGCACGGGCGATCTGCCTGCGCCTGCTCACCGGGACCCCGCGCACGCGGAAGCAGCTCGCCGACGCGCTGCGCAAACGGCAGATTCCCGACGACGCGGCCGAGGAGGTGCTGTCCCGGTTCGAGGAGGTCGGGCTGATCGACGACGGTGCCTTCGCGGACGCCTGGGTCGAGTCCCGGCACCACGGTCGCGGCCTGGCCCGGCGCGCCCTCGCCCGGGAACTGCGGACCAAGGGCGTCGACCCCACCCTCGTCGACGCGGCCGTCTCCCAGCTCGACTCCGAGCAGGAGGAGGCCACCGCGCGCGAACTCGTCGCCCGGAAACTGCGCTCCACCCGCGGCCTCGACCGTGACAGACGGCTCCGCCGCCTCGCCGGCATGCTGGCCCGCAAGGGCTACCCCGAGGGCATGGCCCTCAAGGTCGTCCGGCAGGCGCTGGAGGAGGAGGGCGAGGACACCGACTTCCTCGACGAGGGCGCGTTCTGA
- a CDS encoding DUF3046 domain-containing protein: protein MRLTVFWQRMADHFGPGYADTFARDHVMTELGGRTVRQALDAGWDAKDVWRVVCTVMNVPQDKR, encoded by the coding sequence ATGCGGTTGACGGTCTTCTGGCAGCGGATGGCGGACCACTTCGGTCCCGGCTACGCCGACACCTTCGCGCGCGACCACGTGATGACGGAGCTCGGCGGGCGCACGGTGCGGCAGGCCCTGGACGCCGGCTGGGACGCCAAGGACGTGTGGCGCGTGGTGTGCACCGTCATGAACGTGCCACAGGACAAGCGCTGA
- a CDS encoding rhodanese-like domain-containing protein, which translates to MPDRPAAGGSGRPLGIDALLERVRRGYERIGPREAYEAAGAGEALLVDIRYAALRERDGLIPGALVVERNELEWRLDPLGTHRLPEATGHDLRVVVVCNEGYASSLAAESLHRLGLRRATDLVGGFQAWRAAGLPVTPP; encoded by the coding sequence ATGCCGGACCGGCCGGCGGCCGGAGGGAGCGGGCGGCCCCTCGGGATCGACGCGCTGCTGGAGCGGGTGCGCCGGGGCTACGAACGGATCGGGCCCCGGGAGGCGTACGAGGCGGCCGGAGCCGGCGAGGCGCTGCTGGTCGACATCCGGTACGCGGCCCTGCGCGAGCGGGACGGTCTGATCCCCGGAGCTCTCGTCGTCGAACGCAATGAACTGGAGTGGCGCCTCGATCCCCTGGGCACCCACCGTCTCCCGGAAGCCACGGGACATGACCTGCGCGTCGTCGTCGTGTGCAACGAGGGCTACGCCTCCAGCCTGGCGGCCGAGTCCCTGCACCGCCTGGGGCTGCGCCGGGCCACGGATCTGGTCGGAGGGTTCCAGGCGTGGCGGGCGGCGGGGTTGCCGGTGACGCCGCCGTAG
- a CDS encoding putative leader peptide: MTGTCVRLWRRVHMDLVRYAGCVCRPSC; the protein is encoded by the coding sequence ATGACCGGCACCTGCGTGCGCCTGTGGCGGAGGGTCCACATGGACCTCGTCCGCTATGCGGGCTGCGTGTGTCGCCCCTCCTGCTGA
- the recA gene encoding recombinase RecA, whose amino-acid sequence MAGTDREKALDAALAQIERQFGKGAVMRMGERSKEPIEVIPTGSTALDVALGVGGLPRGRVVEIYGPESSGKTTLTLHAVANAQKAGGQVAFVDAEHALDPEYARKLGVDIDNLILSQPDNGEQALEIVDMLVRSGALDLIVIDSVAALVPRAEIEGEMGDSHVGLQARLMSQALRKITSALNQSKTTAIFINQLREKIGVMFGSPETTTGGRALKFYASVRIDIRRIETLKDGTEAVGNRTRCKVVKNKVAPPFKQAEFDILYGQGISREGGLIDMGVEHGFVRKAGAWYTYEGDQLGQGKENARNFLKDNPDLANEIERKIKEKLGVGVRPEEPAAEPGKDAAVSAAAADAATVPAPATAKVTKSKAAAAKS is encoded by the coding sequence ATGGCAGGAACCGACCGCGAGAAGGCCCTGGACGCCGCGCTCGCACAGATTGAACGGCAATTCGGCAAGGGCGCCGTCATGCGCATGGGCGAGCGGTCGAAGGAGCCCATCGAGGTCATCCCGACCGGGTCGACCGCGCTCGACGTGGCCCTCGGCGTCGGCGGCCTGCCGCGCGGCCGTGTGGTGGAGATCTACGGACCGGAGTCCTCGGGTAAGACGACCCTGACCCTGCACGCGGTGGCCAACGCCCAGAAGGCCGGCGGCCAGGTCGCCTTCGTGGACGCGGAGCACGCCCTCGACCCCGAGTACGCGCGCAAGCTCGGCGTCGACATCGACAACCTGATCCTGTCCCAGCCGGACAACGGTGAGCAGGCCCTGGAGATCGTGGACATGCTGGTCCGCTCCGGTGCCCTCGACCTCATCGTCATCGACTCGGTCGCCGCGCTCGTCCCGCGCGCGGAGATCGAGGGCGAGATGGGCGACAGCCACGTCGGTCTGCAGGCCCGTCTGATGAGCCAGGCCCTGCGGAAGATCACCAGCGCGCTCAACCAGTCGAAGACCACCGCCATCTTCATCAACCAGCTCCGCGAGAAGATCGGCGTGATGTTCGGCTCCCCGGAGACCACGACTGGTGGCCGGGCGCTGAAGTTCTACGCCTCGGTGCGTATCGACATCCGCCGCATCGAGACCCTGAAGGACGGCACCGAGGCGGTCGGCAACCGCACCCGGTGCAAGGTCGTCAAGAACAAGGTGGCGCCGCCCTTCAAGCAGGCCGAGTTCGACATCCTCTACGGCCAGGGCATCAGCCGCGAGGGCGGCCTGATCGACATGGGCGTGGAGCACGGCTTCGTCCGCAAGGCCGGTGCCTGGTACACGTACGAGGGCGACCAGCTCGGCCAGGGCAAGGAGAACGCGCGCAACTTCCTGAAGGACAACCCCGACCTGGCCAACGAGATCGAGAGGAAGATCAAGGAGAAGCTGGGCGTCGGCGTGCGCCCGGAGGAGCCGGCCGCCGAGCCGGGCAAGGACGCCGCGGTCTCCGCCGCAGCGGCCGATGCCGCGACGGTGCCCGCGCCGGCGACCGCCAAGGTCACCAAGTCCAAGGCCGCGGCAGCCAAGAGCTGA
- a CDS encoding amino acid ABC transporter permease produces MSSVLYDAQGPRAKRRNVLFTVVFLVALAALLWWVYRALDEKGQLEWAQWEMFFTGTEAWSTYIWPGLKNTLTAAALSVLIALPLGAVLGISRLSDHAWIRVPAALVVEFFRAIPVLVLMIFGLALFAQYTDVSTDDRPLYAVITGLVLYNASVLAEIVRAGILALPKGQSEAAMAIGLRKGQVMRVILLPQAVTAMLPAIVSQLVVIVKDTALGGAILTFPELLSAASTMSAYYGANTIASFTVVAVIFIAINFALTSFASWLERRLRRAKKSTGAVLTADDNQPNAGATAGGGTF; encoded by the coding sequence ATGAGCTCCGTTCTCTACGACGCCCAGGGCCCCCGCGCCAAACGGCGCAACGTCCTGTTCACGGTCGTCTTCCTGGTCGCCCTCGCGGCCCTGCTCTGGTGGGTGTACCGCGCCCTCGACGAGAAGGGCCAGCTCGAGTGGGCGCAATGGGAGATGTTCTTCACCGGCACGGAAGCCTGGTCCACGTACATCTGGCCCGGGCTGAAGAACACCCTCACGGCCGCGGCCCTGTCCGTGCTCATCGCGCTGCCGCTCGGTGCCGTCCTCGGCATCTCCCGCCTGTCGGACCACGCCTGGATCCGCGTGCCGGCCGCGCTCGTGGTGGAGTTCTTCCGGGCCATCCCGGTGCTGGTCCTGATGATCTTCGGTCTGGCCCTCTTCGCCCAGTACACCGACGTCAGCACGGACGACCGCCCGCTCTACGCCGTCATCACCGGTCTGGTCCTCTACAACGCCTCCGTTCTCGCGGAGATCGTCCGGGCCGGCATCCTGGCCCTGCCCAAGGGCCAGTCCGAGGCGGCCATGGCGATCGGCCTGCGCAAGGGCCAGGTGATGCGGGTCATCCTGCTGCCGCAGGCGGTCACCGCGATGCTCCCCGCCATCGTCAGCCAGCTCGTCGTGATCGTGAAGGACACCGCCCTCGGCGGCGCCATCCTCACCTTCCCCGAGCTGCTCTCCGCGGCCAGCACGATGAGCGCCTACTACGGTGCCAACACCATCGCCAGCTTCACGGTGGTGGCGGTGATCTTCATCGCGATCAACTTCGCCCTCACCTCCTTCGCGAGCTGGCTGGAGCGGCGGCTGCGGCGCGCCAAGAAGTCGACCGGCGCGGTGCTCACGGCCGACGACAACCAGCCGAACGCCGGAGCCACCGCGGGCGGCGGCACCTTCTGA